The proteins below come from a single Gimesia alba genomic window:
- a CDS encoding sodium:solute symporter: protein MNGPFLLAATQLNISVLDSAIILAYLIMITGMGLYVSRKQKQTVDSYFLAGRSLKWPTIGLSLFATNISTVHLIGLAADGYRVGLVVGNFECLAAFTLIILGLVFAPIYHRSGVVTLPDFLEQRFSAGSRIVLAIMGVVAALFIHIGMTLYAGSTIMHEFFGFDVFTSVIVISAITTLYTVVGGLKAVVITESIQTVLLIIGSIAITWFAAGALNEQGIDSFTKLRAALPEKHMSMLHESGGFSWFAFVLGYPVLGIWYWCADQTIVQRVLGGETEKDAQVGPLFAGFIKVLPLLIMVFPGVLAYVLFRDQIGDNPNSALPVLISQLIPEGLKGMIAAGLLAALMSTIAGALNSTATLISIDVVKKLKPETSDARLVVVGRITAVVVMILAIGWSTMGSKFESIFSGLNSMIACLAPPITVVFIWGVLWKRGTEKASLITLIVGSILGGLTFVLDFGFGMITDDLGIPFMLQAWWLFVICSVVFVAISLLTPPPTADQIEMMCWKHPLKEIVFRKLSGVTDPRLIALLLAGIMSSIYITFA, encoded by the coding sequence ATGAACGGGCCATTCCTGCTGGCTGCCACTCAACTGAATATTTCCGTCCTCGATTCTGCAATCATTCTGGCGTATCTGATTATGATTACCGGGATGGGGCTGTACGTCAGTCGTAAGCAAAAGCAAACGGTCGACAGCTATTTCCTGGCGGGGCGTTCTCTTAAATGGCCTACGATTGGGTTGTCTTTATTTGCGACCAATATCTCGACCGTACATCTGATTGGTCTTGCCGCGGATGGATATCGAGTGGGCTTAGTCGTGGGAAACTTCGAGTGCCTGGCGGCGTTCACATTGATTATTCTCGGTCTGGTTTTTGCACCGATTTATCATCGCAGTGGTGTCGTGACGCTACCTGATTTTCTGGAACAGCGTTTTAGCGCGGGGTCTCGGATTGTATTGGCGATTATGGGGGTCGTCGCGGCATTGTTTATTCATATAGGCATGACACTGTATGCCGGCTCTACCATCATGCATGAGTTCTTCGGATTTGATGTTTTTACTTCTGTGATCGTGATTTCTGCCATCACAACGCTATATACGGTGGTGGGGGGATTGAAGGCGGTCGTGATTACGGAATCGATCCAGACGGTGTTACTGATTATTGGTTCGATTGCCATCACCTGGTTTGCTGCCGGGGCATTGAATGAGCAAGGGATCGATTCCTTTACAAAGCTGCGAGCCGCACTTCCCGAAAAGCACATGAGTATGTTGCATGAGAGCGGGGGGTTTTCCTGGTTTGCTTTCGTGCTGGGTTATCCTGTACTGGGAATCTGGTACTGGTGTGCCGACCAGACCATCGTGCAGCGAGTTCTGGGAGGGGAGACCGAAAAAGACGCCCAGGTTGGGCCGTTATTTGCAGGGTTCATCAAAGTTCTGCCGTTATTGATTATGGTGTTTCCTGGAGTCCTCGCATATGTCCTGTTTCGGGATCAAATTGGAGATAACCCGAATAGCGCGCTCCCTGTTTTAATCAGTCAACTGATTCCTGAAGGCCTGAAAGGCATGATTGCAGCCGGCTTACTGGCGGCACTCATGAGTACGATTGCCGGTGCCTTGAATAGTACGGCAACGTTAATCAGTATCGACGTTGTGAAAAAACTGAAACCGGAGACCAGCGATGCACGGCTGGTTGTAGTGGGGCGGATTACTGCGGTGGTCGTGATGATTCTGGCGATAGGCTGGTCAACGATGGGGAGTAAGTTTGAGAGTATCTTTTCGGGGCTCAATAGCATGATTGCCTGTCTAGCCCCTCCGATTACGGTGGTGTTTATCTGGGGCGTGCTTTGGAAACGGGGGACGGAAAAAGCGTCGCTGATTACGTTAATCGTTGGTTCAATCTTAGGCGGGCTGACATTCGTGTTAGACTTTGGTTTTGGAATGATCACCGACGATTTGGGGATTCCCTTCATGCTTCAGGCCTGGTGGTTGTTTGTGATTTGTTCGGTCGTCTTTGTAGCGATCAGCCTGTTGACACCCCCGCCAACTGCTGATCAGATCGAAATGATGTGCTGGAAGCATCCGTTGAAAGAGATTGTTTTCCGCAAACTATCGGGGGTGACCGACCCGCGGCTGATTGCGCTGCTGCTGGCGGGGATCATGTCTTCGATCTATATCACGTTTGCTTAA
- a CDS encoding TlpA disulfide reductase family protein, with protein MSAKTLCFVCCLILLHGCNQNSPAPTTPPETEAAPETAPATVEKQEPAIPGAKTFEKDGVTAEIASWDQAQDFIKKQKGKIVVVDLWSTWCEPCLREFPQLVALQKKFPEKVVCVSFNLNYIGSKDSPPESNSEELMEFYSKQKADIVNLISSTPDEELYESLNLAAIPAAYVYGPDGKLKKRFDNEKQEYGEEGFTYEKHIVPMIDEMLKSTPKPEK; from the coding sequence ATGTCAGCAAAAACGCTCTGTTTTGTATGCTGTTTAATACTGCTCCACGGCTGCAATCAAAACTCACCTGCTCCCACGACTCCACCTGAAACAGAAGCGGCTCCAGAGACTGCACCAGCAACGGTCGAGAAACAGGAACCTGCCATTCCCGGCGCAAAAACATTTGAAAAAGACGGCGTCACGGCAGAAATTGCCAGCTGGGATCAAGCACAGGATTTTATCAAAAAACAAAAGGGGAAAATTGTCGTCGTCGATTTGTGGTCGACCTGGTGTGAACCTTGTCTACGAGAATTCCCTCAGCTGGTCGCGTTACAAAAGAAGTTTCCGGAAAAAGTGGTCTGCGTCTCATTCAATCTGAACTATATCGGGAGTAAAGACTCCCCCCCCGAGTCAAATAGCGAAGAACTCATGGAATTCTATTCCAAACAGAAAGCAGACATCGTCAATCTGATTTCCAGTACACCCGATGAAGAGCTGTACGAGAGTCTGAATCTGGCTGCGATCCCGGCGGCCTATGTCTACGGTCCTGATGGAAAGCTGAAAAAACGATTCGACAATGAAAAGCAGGAATACGGAGAAGAAGGTTTTACGTACGAGAAACATATCGTACCGATGATTGATGAAATGCTTAAGTCGACTCCAAAGCCAGAAAAGTAA
- a CDS encoding beta-propeller fold lactonase family protein, giving the protein MYLSARSVRFFLPLTTLCFLCLLMGQQRASAGQSNSLMDISADGKLLACSNRDSGTVTIVDLASNKKQSEIKVGKHPEGVTFLGKSHQLATAVYDEDIVVFLDADSGKITGQTEVFDEPYGVASSSDGSKIFVTLDYPGRIVEIDTHNHKVNREFSSGSHLRGIAISNDDQSLFTTEYYTALVRQIDVASGKTTDEWPGGSTDNLSRQITLHPRRAKAYLPHIRSRITVAHGAGSIFPIVSIVDTKPGEGKRRRKIPMDSFRGARVTCNPWDTAITPDGKTFFVVFAGTDELYVCNVIDDDYRELTFRSSLRLGHNPRAVRVAPDGNTFYVYNSLDFNVVAYDTQTLRPRAIIDVTENPLDEEILLGKRLFYTALQPMTSRLWISCASCHPDGQSDGRTWHNPEGLRNTQSLAGMAWTHPIHWSADRDEVQDFEHTIRGPLMQGSGLVRGKINPSLDAPNKGLSRALDAMAAYSNTHEFTLSPYAKKGLSPAAKRGRELFFSKQTKCASCHSGPFLTDSVPSAKIVRHDVGTSVDNPGEKMGPAYDTPTLLGIYRTAPYLHHGKAKTLEEVFTIYNHDDQHGNTSQLSKQELADLVEFLKALPYEDPVPQAKAAGMVKVSK; this is encoded by the coding sequence ATGTATCTCAGTGCAAGGTCCGTTCGATTTTTCCTGCCTCTGACAACGCTCTGTTTCCTTTGCCTGTTGATGGGCCAGCAGCGTGCAAGCGCCGGTCAATCCAATAGCTTGATGGATATTTCTGCAGACGGCAAGCTGCTCGCCTGTTCGAACCGCGACAGTGGCACAGTCACGATTGTCGATTTGGCATCAAATAAAAAACAGAGTGAAATCAAAGTCGGCAAACACCCGGAAGGCGTAACCTTTCTGGGAAAAAGCCACCAGCTGGCAACCGCCGTCTACGACGAAGACATAGTTGTTTTTCTTGATGCAGACTCAGGCAAAATAACGGGGCAGACAGAAGTCTTTGATGAACCGTACGGCGTTGCCTCATCCAGTGACGGTTCCAAAATCTTTGTCACGCTCGATTATCCGGGCCGGATCGTAGAAATCGATACGCATAACCACAAAGTCAACCGGGAATTTTCATCGGGAAGTCATTTACGTGGCATTGCAATTTCTAACGACGATCAAAGCCTGTTTACAACCGAATACTACACCGCCCTGGTTCGGCAGATTGATGTCGCCAGTGGTAAAACTACCGACGAGTGGCCCGGGGGAAGCACGGACAATCTTTCGCGCCAGATCACCCTGCACCCCCGTCGCGCAAAAGCATACCTGCCCCATATTCGCTCACGGATTACCGTAGCCCATGGTGCTGGTTCGATCTTCCCGATTGTTTCGATTGTTGATACAAAACCAGGTGAAGGAAAACGCCGACGAAAAATTCCCATGGATTCCTTTCGCGGAGCCCGTGTGACTTGTAACCCGTGGGATACCGCGATCACCCCTGATGGAAAAACGTTCTTTGTGGTATTCGCCGGGACCGATGAGCTCTACGTCTGCAATGTCATTGACGATGACTACCGCGAGTTAACGTTTCGCTCTTCACTCAGACTGGGACATAATCCCCGCGCGGTCCGGGTCGCCCCTGATGGAAACACGTTTTACGTTTACAATTCGTTGGACTTCAATGTCGTTGCTTATGACACACAAACTCTGCGTCCTCGGGCAATCATAGATGTAACAGAGAACCCACTGGATGAAGAAATACTTCTGGGCAAACGCCTGTTCTACACAGCACTACAGCCGATGACGAGCCGTTTATGGATCTCCTGCGCGAGCTGTCACCCCGATGGACAATCTGATGGTAGAACCTGGCATAATCCGGAAGGCTTAAGAAACACCCAATCTCTGGCCGGTATGGCCTGGACGCATCCGATTCACTGGTCTGCAGATCGCGATGAAGTACAGGACTTCGAACATACGATCCGCGGCCCCCTGATGCAGGGTAGCGGACTGGTCAGAGGAAAAATCAACCCTTCCCTGGATGCTCCCAACAAAGGCTTATCGCGGGCACTGGATGCGATGGCCGCTTATTCCAATACACATGAATTCACGCTGAGCCCTTATGCTAAAAAGGGACTCAGCCCGGCTGCCAAACGGGGTCGCGAACTCTTCTTTTCCAAACAGACAAAATGTGCCTCATGCCATAGCGGTCCCTTCCTGACAGACTCAGTCCCCAGCGCGAAAATTGTTCGGCACGACGTGGGTACTTCTGTTGATAACCCCGGTGAAAAAATGGGACCTGCTTATGATACGCCTACGTTGTTGGGGATCTACCGGACGGCTCCTTACCTGCATCATGGTAAAGCAAAAACCCTCGAAGAGGTATTCACCATTTATAATCATGACGATCAACACGGAAACACGAGCCAGCTTTCAAAACAGGAACTCGCCGACCTCGTCGAATTTCTGAAAGCACTTCCCTATGAAGATCCAGTCCCTCAGGCAAAAGCAGCCGGAATGGTTAAAGTGTCGAAGTAA
- a CDS encoding PQQ-binding-like beta-propeller repeat protein, giving the protein MMKIRLSSVLVQTVMSLVLCCTIAQADEDWLQLKGNAQRSGNAANVSLQTPLSLAAAIPLTDGIYTSPVISDGNIFVVDGSGVVFAIDGKTNQVLWKFTTKGGAGNCSNVASPAIIDQYLHVGTTAGYYYVLDLKDGSVVKEIDCREPIFSAPVVNNNRVYFATLGAQVYAVEPNGEVAWTWDFVKEVVEFDGNRWSGADWLAHRKDRVTWRDHFVCSRDICLAGNSIVIPAGGRTVFLDDAGKKPHLRAVGEIPKYAGSEYPATFGQSADAAGNVYVQWHRRDNAGRVEVMRLEGDQIKADYVKGTQTSIRDPGLLSFASVSIRGNDVYRVRPEAGLGLCRHAMGEEKTEVLCEAASVCSPVITQDHAVYGGLDGKLYVVPLTGGKPTTFKTAFDAPITAPVAIGNGKIYVPCEDGYLYVLNADGTVPQPAVALPERDLEIWKIRSPLTGPLADAKYDWYTNYGDFGGTNANAQGLKPPLRMRWARRLEGTVKHLPVCGGGRLYTHTAEGQIIAVEQDTGRLLWRRYWPDVYLSFTSPLYINGKLLIPQAGIKKSRMRCLDAATGKLLWEAPFTGSPSWSRQFPPVVHGNIAIYASGSGEYAAQGTEKAFTFGGKPAVRPDGREVMSWIYSNDNPYYPKDHRPRIWAWDLDTGKVVWEKDFSKYGRGGNDCGIAVLDGKLYYSTFFGYASSQRRRRGLPVENNGITACLDPKTGKVVWLTNKYYVTSKCTLSARGGRIYIGGYNRANENTQDRFVWCLDAKDGSLVWQSDAVTSALNVVTVGKDFIFSNALRGKGNVFDHQTGKVVSSIGHNYACCRFTLSEPYVLGANMDMIDLSDNGKLVSTGPAIDSRECLGAVVSNGRIFYTSQASGFVVSQTFGEDSKKLPAIWERP; this is encoded by the coding sequence ATGATGAAAATCAGACTGAGTTCTGTATTGGTTCAGACAGTGATGAGTCTAGTTTTATGCTGCACAATCGCCCAAGCAGACGAGGACTGGCTTCAATTGAAAGGAAACGCACAACGTTCCGGAAACGCAGCGAACGTCTCTCTCCAGACGCCTTTATCGCTGGCGGCAGCCATTCCATTAACGGACGGCATTTATACTTCTCCCGTCATCAGCGACGGAAACATATTCGTCGTGGATGGCTCGGGAGTGGTCTTCGCAATTGACGGGAAAACCAACCAGGTTCTCTGGAAGTTTACTACGAAAGGCGGTGCCGGGAACTGCAGCAATGTCGCTTCACCAGCGATTATTGATCAATATCTGCATGTCGGCACGACCGCCGGTTACTATTATGTTCTTGATCTCAAAGATGGTTCTGTTGTCAAAGAAATTGACTGCCGCGAGCCCATTTTTTCGGCCCCGGTCGTCAATAACAACCGCGTCTACTTTGCGACACTCGGTGCTCAAGTCTATGCAGTAGAGCCGAACGGTGAGGTTGCCTGGACATGGGACTTTGTGAAAGAAGTCGTTGAGTTCGATGGCAATCGCTGGAGCGGCGCTGACTGGCTGGCTCACCGCAAGGATCGAGTGACGTGGCGAGATCATTTTGTCTGCTCGCGCGATATCTGTCTGGCGGGAAACAGCATCGTAATTCCAGCGGGAGGTCGTACTGTCTTTCTGGATGATGCGGGAAAGAAACCTCACTTGCGTGCCGTGGGAGAGATTCCGAAATATGCCGGCTCCGAATATCCCGCGACATTCGGTCAGAGTGCTGATGCAGCAGGCAATGTCTATGTGCAATGGCATCGGCGGGACAACGCCGGACGTGTGGAAGTGATGCGACTGGAAGGCGATCAAATCAAAGCAGACTACGTTAAAGGGACACAAACATCGATCCGGGATCCGGGCCTGCTCAGCTTCGCCTCGGTCAGTATCCGCGGGAACGATGTGTACCGGGTACGGCCGGAAGCAGGGCTTGGATTATGTCGACACGCGATGGGAGAAGAGAAAACAGAAGTGCTCTGTGAAGCGGCTTCGGTATGTTCTCCGGTAATAACGCAAGATCATGCCGTTTACGGCGGTCTCGATGGGAAGCTCTATGTGGTCCCTCTGACGGGAGGCAAGCCGACCACGTTCAAGACGGCTTTCGATGCACCGATTACGGCGCCGGTCGCGATTGGCAACGGTAAGATTTATGTCCCGTGCGAAGATGGTTATCTGTATGTTTTGAATGCAGACGGCACGGTTCCACAACCTGCAGTCGCTTTGCCGGAACGGGATTTAGAGATCTGGAAAATTCGCAGCCCCCTCACGGGTCCTCTGGCGGATGCGAAATATGACTGGTATACCAATTATGGAGACTTCGGTGGGACCAATGCGAATGCCCAGGGATTGAAGCCTCCTTTGCGAATGCGCTGGGCACGCCGACTGGAGGGGACGGTGAAACATCTGCCCGTCTGTGGCGGCGGCCGACTTTATACTCATACCGCGGAAGGACAGATCATCGCGGTCGAGCAGGACACGGGCCGACTGTTATGGAGACGTTATTGGCCCGACGTGTATCTGTCATTCACCTCGCCGCTATATATCAATGGGAAACTTCTGATTCCGCAGGCAGGCATCAAAAAATCACGCATGCGATGTCTGGATGCTGCCACAGGAAAATTGCTCTGGGAGGCACCATTTACCGGATCGCCCAGTTGGAGCCGTCAGTTTCCCCCGGTAGTGCATGGTAATATCGCGATCTATGCTTCCGGTTCCGGCGAGTATGCAGCCCAGGGAACAGAAAAGGCATTCACGTTCGGCGGCAAACCCGCGGTCAGACCAGACGGACGGGAAGTGATGAGCTGGATTTATTCGAATGACAATCCTTATTACCCGAAAGATCATCGTCCTCGAATCTGGGCCTGGGATCTGGATACGGGCAAGGTCGTCTGGGAAAAAGATTTTTCTAAGTATGGACGCGGCGGAAATGATTGTGGCATCGCTGTTCTGGATGGCAAGCTGTATTACTCGACCTTTTTTGGATACGCCAGCAGCCAGCGCAGGCGGCGTGGATTGCCCGTCGAGAATAATGGCATTACCGCCTGCCTCGATCCCAAAACAGGTAAGGTCGTCTGGCTGACGAACAAGTATTACGTCACTTCCAAATGTACGTTGAGTGCCCGTGGCGGCCGGATTTATATTGGCGGCTACAACCGTGCGAATGAAAATACGCAGGACCGATTTGTCTGGTGTCTGGATGCGAAGGACGGATCGCTGGTCTGGCAATCGGACGCCGTCACGTCGGCCCTGAACGTCGTGACCGTTGGTAAAGATTTCATCTTTTCCAATGCACTACGAGGAAAAGGCAACGTGTTTGATCATCAGACGGGCAAGGTCGTCAGCAGTATCGGTCACAACTATGCCTGCTGTCGGTTTACCCTCTCGGAGCCTTATGTTCTGGGAGCGAATATGGATATGATTGATTTATCTGATAATGGGAAACTGGTTTCCACGGGGCCTGCCATTGATTCTCGGGAGTGTCTAGGAGCGGTTGTTTCAAATGGCCGAATTTTTTACACATCCCAGGCCAGTGGTTTTGTAGTCTCTCAGACATTTGGAGAGGATTCAAAGAAATTGCCCGCTATCTGGGAAAGGCCTTGA
- a CDS encoding DUF1501 domain-containing protein, protein MRDILSKLDGVGRRQFLEYAAKSALGVSVLPVFNQMVEAAPAKAKGGKAKRLIYLYMAGAMTHLDTFDLKPGHKNQGDTKAIKTSVPGTKISEFLPTLAEEFDKMAVINSMYTETGAHGPGEYMMRTSYKTIASTRHPSMGPWIQRFKGRQNKNLPDTVLISAPARHPSAGFLDPSFSPLPIGDPNRGLENTQSPAYMSDTSFEKRIDLINKFDRKFQSKFKTKDVLAYTDFYSQATSLLSSDELKAFDLNEEKPEDRDKYGRNSFGQGCMLARRLVENNVRCVEVTFGGWDMHRDIYDDRILPTRTGILDKALGNLLKDLAALGLLDETLVVLTTEFGRTPVINQNAGRDHHPGVFSAALMGGGIKGGQFYGKSDAGGQSVDEDGVAPADFNATIASALGLPLDKEIFSPDGRPFKVAHDGEAVSKLL, encoded by the coding sequence ATGCGAGATATCCTTTCAAAACTCGACGGAGTGGGTCGGCGACAGTTTCTTGAATATGCCGCGAAATCAGCACTGGGAGTCAGCGTACTTCCGGTATTCAACCAAATGGTGGAAGCGGCGCCTGCGAAAGCGAAAGGTGGAAAAGCCAAGCGGTTGATCTATCTTTATATGGCTGGCGCGATGACACACCTTGATACGTTTGACTTGAAACCAGGTCATAAAAATCAAGGAGATACCAAGGCCATTAAGACCAGTGTGCCCGGTACAAAAATCAGTGAATTCCTGCCAACTCTGGCGGAAGAATTCGATAAAATGGCTGTGATCAATTCGATGTATACGGAAACCGGTGCCCATGGTCCCGGTGAATACATGATGCGAACCAGCTATAAAACGATCGCTTCAACCCGGCATCCTTCGATGGGTCCCTGGATTCAGCGTTTCAAAGGCCGGCAAAATAAAAACCTGCCTGATACCGTTCTCATTAGTGCGCCCGCCCGACACCCGAGTGCCGGATTCCTGGATCCTTCTTTCAGTCCGCTGCCAATTGGCGATCCCAATCGCGGTCTGGAGAATACCCAGTCTCCCGCATACATGTCTGACACTTCTTTCGAAAAGCGTATTGATCTGATCAATAAATTCGATCGCAAGTTTCAGAGTAAATTCAAGACGAAAGATGTCCTGGCTTACACGGACTTCTATTCACAGGCAACCAGTCTGCTCTCCAGCGATGAGTTGAAAGCCTTTGATTTGAACGAAGAGAAACCAGAAGACCGCGATAAGTATGGTCGAAATTCCTTCGGCCAAGGCTGTATGCTGGCCCGCCGTCTGGTGGAAAATAATGTGCGTTGCGTGGAAGTCACGTTTGGCGGCTGGGATATGCACCGCGATATCTATGATGACCGAATTCTGCCTACACGTACAGGAATCCTGGATAAAGCATTGGGCAATCTGTTGAAAGACCTGGCTGCTCTGGGTCTATTGGATGAGACACTTGTGGTCCTGACGACTGAGTTTGGGCGAACGCCTGTGATTAACCAGAATGCGGGTCGAGACCATCATCCCGGCGTCTTCTCTGCCGCCTTAATGGGTGGTGGAATTAAAGGAGGCCAGTTCTACGGGAAATCTGATGCAGGTGGTCAGAGCGTTGATGAAGATGGCGTAGCGCCAGCCGACTTTAACGCCACGATTGCTTCGGCATTGGGCTTGCCATTGGACAAAGAAATCTTCTCACCCGACGGTCGTCCCTTCAAGGTGGCCCACGATGGGGAAGCGGTCTCCAAGTTGTTGTAA
- a CDS encoding DUF1549 domain-containing protein — MSGKQVSCPGGLTRHWKLYGSCAVVLTFLIFSSLPDSEAAPRRRAAKKAAPKKEEPLPPRFMVKSKPVSPTKLSSALRSAEKIDKLVEANYSKYKVKPNPLASDEQFLRRIYLDITGTIPTYRETRYFLASRHPDKRKRLIDRLLDSDGYASHYFNYWADVFRYTDRLNNNVDGAPYRQWIKQSLAENKPWDKMVQEMITAEGLIWENPATGYLQRDSGMPLDNMNNTVRIFLGTRIGCAQCHDHPFDRWKQKEFYQMAAFTFGSSTRASGRDKRFYTGEDPNRRLRKEYQEMGQEEKDRRRNQGRFNRMIRVNMMVVNDQINRKIQLPHDYAYSDAKPKSVVEPKTIFGKPADIKKGEAPRQAFARWMVSKDNPRFALTISNRLWTQVFGRGQIEPVDDMMDHTVAENPELMKYLESEMKRLNFDMKEYLRILFNTKTYQREASTTDVSLSEQYHFPGPVLRRMTAEQAWDSFLTLAVVDPEEYREFPSNLKSDIIAVDLNTATAEEVLEADVKKRAEIDKTRYKREKKYKYKGQLLARASELPSPVPPSHFLRTFGQSDRELISASSDSGSVPQILFMFNGPVTHMMLEKGSTIYNNVIEQKTIKDGVDVIFMTILNRRPDSEESKIAMDEIEKNGPAGYGNVIWSLVNTREFLFIQ, encoded by the coding sequence ATGTCAGGAAAACAGGTCAGTTGCCCGGGTGGACTTACGCGGCACTGGAAGTTGTATGGAAGTTGTGCTGTCGTTTTAACGTTTCTCATTTTTTCAAGCCTGCCCGATTCTGAAGCGGCACCGCGCAGAAGAGCAGCGAAAAAAGCGGCACCGAAAAAAGAAGAGCCCTTGCCCCCCCGGTTCATGGTGAAATCCAAACCGGTCAGCCCCACGAAGCTTTCGTCGGCACTCAGATCAGCCGAAAAAATCGACAAACTGGTCGAAGCCAATTATTCCAAATACAAAGTCAAACCTAACCCACTGGCGTCGGATGAACAATTCCTGCGTCGCATCTATCTGGATATCACGGGAACGATTCCCACCTATCGGGAAACCCGTTACTTCCTGGCATCGCGACATCCGGACAAAAGGAAACGTTTGATTGACCGCTTGCTCGACAGCGATGGTTACGCCAGCCACTACTTCAATTACTGGGCTGATGTCTTTCGTTATACCGACCGCCTGAATAACAATGTGGACGGTGCCCCTTATCGTCAGTGGATCAAACAGTCTCTGGCTGAAAATAAACCCTGGGACAAAATGGTCCAGGAAATGATTACCGCCGAAGGGCTGATCTGGGAAAACCCTGCCACCGGTTATCTGCAACGTGATTCCGGCATGCCTCTGGATAACATGAACAACACCGTTCGAATCTTCCTGGGAACCCGGATTGGATGTGCTCAGTGTCACGATCATCCGTTCGATCGCTGGAAGCAAAAAGAATTCTACCAGATGGCTGCCTTTACATTCGGTTCCTCAACCCGCGCCAGTGGTCGCGACAAACGCTTCTATACCGGCGAAGACCCGAACCGACGTCTGCGAAAAGAATATCAGGAAATGGGTCAGGAAGAAAAAGATCGACGCCGCAATCAGGGGCGATTCAACCGGATGATTCGGGTGAATATGATGGTCGTGAATGACCAGATCAACCGTAAAATTCAACTGCCGCATGACTATGCTTATTCAGACGCTAAGCCAAAATCGGTGGTAGAGCCCAAAACGATTTTTGGGAAACCAGCTGACATCAAAAAAGGGGAAGCACCCCGTCAGGCGTTTGCCCGCTGGATGGTATCTAAAGACAATCCCCGTTTTGCGCTGACGATTTCCAATCGACTCTGGACGCAGGTCTTCGGACGCGGTCAGATTGAGCCTGTGGACGACATGATGGATCATACTGTCGCGGAAAACCCTGAATTGATGAAGTATCTCGAATCCGAGATGAAACGTCTCAATTTCGATATGAAGGAATATCTGCGTATTCTGTTCAATACGAAAACTTATCAGAGAGAAGCATCCACAACCGATGTTTCTTTAAGCGAACAATACCATTTTCCAGGTCCGGTACTGCGTCGGATGACGGCAGAGCAAGCCTGGGATTCGTTTCTAACCCTGGCAGTTGTCGATCCGGAAGAATACCGAGAGTTTCCCTCAAATCTCAAATCGGACATTATCGCAGTCGACTTGAATACGGCGACTGCGGAAGAAGTTCTGGAAGCAGATGTAAAGAAGCGGGCAGAGATCGACAAAACGCGTTACAAACGGGAAAAGAAGTATAAGTACAAAGGCCAGTTACTGGCACGTGCTTCAGAACTTCCTTCCCCGGTTCCACCCAGTCACTTTTTGCGAACGTTTGGTCAATCAGATCGTGAGTTGATCTCCGCCTCTTCCGACTCGGGTTCGGTGCCACAGATCCTGTTTATGTTTAACGGACCTGTCACACACATGATGTTGGAAAAGGGTTCGACGATTTACAACAACGTCATCGAACAGAAAACAATTAAAGACGGCGTCGATGTCATTTTCATGACCATTCTGAATCGACGGCCTGACAGCGAAGAGTCCAAGATTGCCATGGATGAAATCGAAAAGAACGGGCCGGCCGGTTATGGAAACGTCATCTGGTCACTCGTGAATACACGCGAGTTTCTGTTTATCCAATAG